The Rhizobiaceae bacterium genome contains the following window.
TCGCGACTGAGTATCCTGTCATCCTCGCCCGCATCGGCGTGGACCTGGCGGTGCGCGCACTGGAGAAGAAGCCGATCGAGTTCATGGAAAAGCATCCTGACGCGCGCGTTCTGCGCATCGTTCCCGGCCTGGTGACCGCCGAGAACATCAAGACATTCGACGCGACGCAGATTTATGCGCCCGCCGATTGGCAGCCGGTCTTCGACACCAAATGACCGCGCCGCGCCACGACCCTCCTCCCAGGTCGTGGCGCACATTTCCTTGTTGAACGGATCTGGCCAGATATGACCGATGCGATACTCCAGCTATCAAATGTCAGGAAGCAGTTCGGCGGATCACTGGCGCTCGACGAAGTCGATTTCGACCTTCGCCCGGGCGAGGTCCACGTGCTGTTCGGCGAAAACGGCGCCGGCAAGAGCACGCTGATCAATATCATCACCGGCAATCTCCAGCCGGATCGCGGGCAATATCGGCTGGCCGGGGAAACCATTGCCCGGATGACTCCGGCGCTCGCGCGCTCGACCGCCATTGCCGCCGTGTTTCAGGAATTCAGCCTCATTCCCGACCTTTCCGTGGAGGAAAACCTTTTTCTCGGCCGCGAAAAGAAGGGCTACGGCGTTCTCAGGCGCGGACAGATGCGCGCCGAGGCCGCCGCCTTCATGGCGAGGCTCGGCTTCGACATTCCGGTTCGCGCGAATGTCGGTGCGCTGTCGCGGGCCGAGCGGCAGATGGTCGAGATCGCCAAGGCGCTGTTCGGCGAGGCACGCATTCTGGTCCTCGACGAACCGACCGCATCGCTGACCGATTCCGACGCGAACAAGCTCTTCGACGTCATCGTGCGGCTCAAGGAGCGCGGCGTCGCGATCATCTACGTGTCGCACCGCATGCGCGAAATCCGCCAGCTCGCAGACCGGATCACCGTGTTGCGCGGCGGCCGCAAGGTTGCGACGGTGGATGGCAAAGGCGTCACCGAGGCCCAACTCGTCGAGATGATGGTGGGCCGCCCGGTCGAGGATCTTTACCCGACCGTCCACCACAAGCCGGGCAGGGTTGCCCTTGAGATCGAGAACCTCAGCAGCAAGGACCAGCGTGTCAAGAACGTGTCGCTCGAGGTTTGCGCGGGCGAGATCGTCGGACTGGCGGGTCTTGTCGGCTGCGGCAAGGGCGAGATCGGGCGCCTCGTCTTCGGCATCGATGCAATGAGTTCCGGTCGCATCCTCGTCAATGGCGAGGTCCCGGTCAACCAGACGCCGCGCGGCATGCTGCGTTCCCGGGTTTGCTATTTCCCCGCAGATCGCGGGCGCGACGGGCTGGCGCTCAACCGCCCGGTCCGCGAAAACGCGTCGGCGGCGGCGCTAGACCTGAAGAGCATCGGCGGTGGGGGGTGGCTGCGCAGCGGCAATGAACGCACGCGCGTGCGCTCCGTGCTCGAGCGCCTCGCCGTCCGGCCTCTCGCGCCCGAGCAGAATGTTGCGCAGTTTTCCGGCGGCAACCGCCAGAAGGTCATGCTCGCCAGGGGGCTGATGCGCGACATAGACGTGTTCCTGTTCGACGAGCCAACCGTCGGCATCGATGTCGGCGCGAAGGCGGAAATCTACGCGCTGATGCGCGACCTCACCGAGGCGGGCGCGGCGGTGCTGCTTTCCTCCTCGGAAATGCCGGAGGTGCTGCACCTCGCGCATCGCATCTACGTGATGCACGAAGGCAGGATCGTCGACGAACTGGTCGGCGATGAACGAACGGAAGCCAACATCCTGTCGTGCTTCTTCGGCAAGGCCAGCAAACAGGCGGGCAGCGACGCCGTGGCGGTGCCGGCATGAGCGCCCCGGAGCAATCGCGCATGCGCGAGCGCCTTGTCGGCATGCTCACGAGCGGCGGCATCCTGATCCTGCTCATCGTGGTCACCGCGGCGGTGACGGCCTATATCCAGCCGCGCTTCCTCAACCATCTCAACATCATCAACGTGCTGCGCAACGCGGCGATCCTCTCGATCGTCTCGCTCGGCCAGATGCTGGTGATCATCGTCGGCGGGTTCGACCTTTCGGTCGGCGTCATAGTAGCGTTCGCCTCGGTGGAGACGGCGTTCCTGATGGGATTGCTGCTTACATGGCTGCCGGATTTTCCGGTTCTGGCGGTGATCCTCGCCATCATGCTCGCGGTCGCCAGCGGCGCGCTGATCGGCATGGCCAACGGCATCTTCGTCAGCCT
Protein-coding sequences here:
- a CDS encoding sugar ABC transporter ATP-binding protein, which gives rise to MTDAILQLSNVRKQFGGSLALDEVDFDLRPGEVHVLFGENGAGKSTLINIITGNLQPDRGQYRLAGETIARMTPALARSTAIAAVFQEFSLIPDLSVEENLFLGREKKGYGVLRRGQMRAEAAAFMARLGFDIPVRANVGALSRAERQMVEIAKALFGEARILVLDEPTASLTDSDANKLFDVIVRLKERGVAIIYVSHRMREIRQLADRITVLRGGRKVATVDGKGVTEAQLVEMMVGRPVEDLYPTVHHKPGRVALEIENLSSKDQRVKNVSLEVCAGEIVGLAGLVGCGKGEIGRLVFGIDAMSSGRILVNGEVPVNQTPRGMLRSRVCYFPADRGRDGLALNRPVRENASAAALDLKSIGGGGWLRSGNERTRVRSVLERLAVRPLAPEQNVAQFSGGNRQKVMLARGLMRDIDVFLFDEPTVGIDVGAKAEIYALMRDLTEAGAAVLLSSSEMPEVLHLAHRIYVMHEGRIVDELVGDERTEANILSCFFGKASKQAGSDAVAVPA